One Peromyscus leucopus breed LL Stock chromosome 20, UCI_PerLeu_2.1, whole genome shotgun sequence genomic region harbors:
- the Amhr2 gene encoding anti-Muellerian hormone type-2 receptor — MVYAVLLPSFSRMLGTLGLWTLLPAVAQVSPDRRTCVFFEAPGVRGSTKTLGEVLDTRPGPSKSIRCLYSHCCFAIWNLTHGRAHVEMQGCRDSDEPGCESLHCDPVPRAHPSPSSTLFTCSCSADFCNANYSLLPPSGNQGAPGPQDPQPTPGGPIWMALLLLGMFLVLLLGSIILALLQRKACGVQSGSAPEPDSGGDCSEDLPELAGLCFSQVIQEGGHAVVWAGRLQGEMVAIKAFPPRAVAQFRAERAVYQLPGLQHDHVVRFITAGQGGPGPLPSVPLLVLELYPKGSLRHYLTQYTSDWGSSLRMALSLAEGLAFLHEERWRDGQYKPGIAHRDLSSQNVLIREDRSCAIGDLGLALVLPGLARPPASAPTQPRGPAAILEAGTQRYMAPELLDKTLDLQDWGTALQRADIYSLALLLWEILSRCSDLRPDGRPPPFQLAYEAELGSNPSACELWALAVEERRRPNIPSSWSDSATDPGGLKELLEDCWDADPEARLTAECVQQRLAALADPQVASSFPESCPQACTPLCPENCPSASASPTVPCRPQQGSCYLGAQPVSTSVRV; from the exons ATGGTTTATGCCGTCCTGCTGCCATCCTTTAGCAGGATGCTGGGGACACTGGGGCTCTGGACACTGCTTCCTGCGGTTGCACAAG TGTCCCCAGACAGGAGGACCTGTGTGTTCTTTGAGGCTCCTGGAGTTCGGGGAAGCACAAAGACACTGGGGGAAGTGCTGGATACAAGACCAGGCCCCTCCAAGAGCATCCGCTGCCTCTATAGTCATTGCTGCTTTGCCATCTGGAATCTGACCCATGGCCGGGCACACGTGGAGATGCAAG GATGCCGGGACAGTGATGAGCCAGGCTGTGAGTCCCTGCACTGTGACCCAGTCCCCCGAGCCCATCCAAGCCCCAGCTCCACTCTCTTCACATGCTCCTGCAGCGCTGATTTCTGCAATGCCAATTACAGCCTTCTGCCTCCTTCAGGGAACCAAGGGGCTCCTGGCCCCCAGGATCCCCAGCCTACCCCAG GTGGGCCCATCTGGATGgcactgctgctgctggggatgtTCCTTGTGCTGCTGCTGGGCAGCATCATCTTGG CCCTGCTACAACGAAAGGCCTGTGGGGTGCAGAGTGGGTCAGCCCCGGAGCCAGACTCAGGAGGCGACTGCAGCGAGGACCTGCCGGAGCTGGCTGGGCTATGCTTCTCCCAG GTCATCCAAGAAGGAGGTCACGCAGTCGTGTGGGCCGGGAGGCTGCAGGGTGAGATGGTGGCCATCAAGGCCTTTCCCCCAAGGGCTGTGGCCCAGTTCCGAGCTGAGAGAGCTGTGTACCAGCTGCCCGGCCTGCAGCACGATCACGTTGTGCGCTTTATCACTGCTGGCCAGGGGGGCCCTGGCCCCCTGCCCTCTGTGCCTTTACTGGTACTGGAACTGTACCCTAAG GGCTCCCTGCGTCACTACCTGACGCAGTATACCAGCGACTGGGGGAGTTCCCTGAGGATGGCTCTGTCCCTGGCTGAGGGCCTGGCGTTCCTCCATGAAGAGCGCTGGCGGGATG GCCAGTATAAACCAGGCATTGCTCACCGAGACCTGAGCAGCCAGAATGTGCTCATTCGGGAAGACAGGTCATGTGCCATTGGAGACCTGGGCCTTGCCTTGGTGCTCCCTGGCCTTGCTCGGCCCCCGGCCTCAGCACCCACCCAACCCCGAGGCCCAGCTGCCATTTTGGAG GCCGGCACCCAGAGGTACATGGCTCCAGAGCTCTTGGACAAGACTCTAGACCTACAGGACTGGGGCACGGCCCTCCAGAGAGCAGATATTTactccctggctctgctcctgtgGGAGATCCTCAGCCGCTGTTCAGATCTGAGGCCTG ACGGCAGACCACCACCTTTTCAGTTGGCCTATGAGGCAGAACTGGGCAGCAATCCCAGTGCCTGTGAGCTCTGGGCCTTGGCAGTAGAGGAGAGGAGGCGCCCCAACATCCCATCCTCCTGGAGCGACTCTGCCACA GACCCCGGGGGGCTGAAGGAGCTCCTGGAAGACTGCTGGGATGCAGACCCAGAAGCACGGCTAACGGCTGAGTGTGTGCAGCAGCGCctggcagccctggctgacccTCAGGTGGCTTCCTCCTTCCCAGAGAGCTGTCCACAGGCCTGCacccctctctgcccagaaaaCTGTCCTTCAGCAAGTGCCTCTCCTACTGTCCCCTGCAGGCCTCAGCAGGGCTCCTGCTACCTCGGTGCTCAGCCTGTCAGTACCAGTGTTCGTGTATAA